One genomic segment of Brassica napus cultivar Da-Ae chromosome A3, Da-Ae, whole genome shotgun sequence includes these proteins:
- the LOC106440262 gene encoding ATP-dependent Clp protease proteolytic subunit-related protein 4, chloroplastic-like, which translates to MEVAAATATSFTTFRGRTSAIIPSSTRNLRSKVICSSSSSSSLRASLSNGLLSPYTGGSISSDFCGAKLRSKSLNPLNLSSSNPKRGVVTMVIPFSKGSAHEQPPPDLASYLFKNRIVYLGMSLVPSVTELILAEFLYLQYEDEEKPIYLYINSTGTTKNGEKLGYDTEAFAIYDVMGYVKPPIFTLCVGNAWGEAALLLTAGAKGNRSALPSSTIMIKQPIARFQGQATDVEIARKEINHIKTEMVKLYSKHIGKSPEQIEADMKRPKYFSPSEAVEYGIIDKVVYNERGSQDRGVVSDLKKAQLI; encoded by the exons ATGGAGGTAGCAGCAGCGACTGCGACGAGCTTCACAACTTTCCGAGGTCGTACGTCAGCGATAATCCCGTCTTCAACACGCAACCTGAGATCTAAAGTGATAtgctcgtcttcttcttcttcttcgctcaGAGCTTCTCTCTCGAATGGCTTACTCTCCCCGTACACCGGAGGAAGCATCTCTAGCGACTTCTGCGGCGCTAAGCTTCGTTCGAAATCGCTTAATCCGTTAAATCTCTCAAGCTCTAATCCTAAGCGCGGAGTTGTCACTATG GTTATACCTTTTTCAAAAGGGAGTGCACACGAACAACCTCCTCCTGATCTGGCATCGTATTTGTTCAAAAACCGGATTGTTTATTTGGGAATGTCTCTTGTACCTTCAGTCACTGAGTTGATACTCGCCGAGTTTCTTTACCTTCAGTATGAAGACGAGGAAAAGCCTATTTACCTCTACATTAACTCCACTGGGACGACCAAG AATGGTGAGAAGTTGGGCTATGATACCGAGGCTTTTGCAATTTATGATGTCATGGG GTATGTCAAACCACCAATCTTTACTCTTTGCGTTGGGAATGCTTGGGGTGAAGCTGCTTTGCTTCTGACTGCTGGTGCAAAAGGAAATCGTTCTGCATTGCCCTCATCCACTATAATGATAAAACAG CCCATTGCTCGATTTCAAGGCCAAGCAACCGATGTTGAAATCGCAAGGAAAGAAATCAATCACATAAAGACAGAAATG GTCAAGCTGTATTCAAAGCATATTGGAAAATCCCCGGAGCAGATTGAAGCTGACATGAAACGCCCAAAATATTTTAGTCCTAGTGAGGCTGTCGAATACGGGATCATTGATAAG GTTGTTTACAACGAAAGGGGCAGCCAAGACAGAGGAGTTGTGTCCGACCTTAAAAAGGCACAACTCATCTAA
- the LOC106440260 gene encoding (S)-ureidoglycine aminohydrolase, protein MRSLHLISFFIIIIISLFVKASKSDDGFCSAPSITESDEKTKPIYWKVTNPTLSPSHLQDLPGYTRSVYKRDHALITPESHVFSPLPDWTNTLGAYLITPAMGSHFVMYFAKMKEMSSSDLPPKDTERLVFVVDGAVTLTNTSSSSTKLTVDSYAYLPPNFHHSLDCVESATLVVFERRYERLGSHTTELIVGSTDKKPLLETPGEVFELRKLLPVSLAYDFNIHIMDFQPGEFLNVKEVHYNQHGLLLLEGQGIYRLGDNWYPVQAGDVIWMAPFVPQWYAALGKNRSRYLLYKDVNRNPL, encoded by the exons ATGCGTTCACTTCACCTaatctccttcttcatcatcatcatcatca GTCTTTTTGTTAAAGCTTCGAAAAGCGACGATGGGTTTTGCTCTGCGCCTTCGATCACTGAGTCAGACGAGAAGACGAAACCCATTTACTGGAAAGTCACGAATCCAACACTCTCTCCTTCTCACCTCCAAG ACTTGCCGGgttatacaagaagtgtatACAAACGAGATCATGCGTTGATAACACCGGAAAGTCATGTGTTCAGCCCTTTACCTGACTG GACAAATACATTAGGGGCGTATTTGATCACACCTGCAATGGGTTCCCATTTTGTCATGTACTTTGCGAAAATGAAAG AAATGTCAAGTTCAGATTTACCTCCAAAAGACACCGAGCG TCTTGTATTCGTGGTCGATGGTGCTGTGACACTGACTAACACATCCAGTTCCTCTACAAAATTGACG gTTGATTCATATGCATACCTACCTCCAAACTTTCATCATTCCTTGGACTGTGTTGAGTCTGCAACACTTGTTGTCTTTGAGCGGAG GTATGAACGTCTAGGGAGTCACACAACAGAGCTTATCGTTGGCTCCACTGACAAGAAACCACTACTTGAGACTCCCGGTGAG GTTTTTGAGCTGCGGAAACTTCTTCCGGTCTCCCTTGCTTATGACTTCAACATCCAT ATTATGGACTTTCAGCCTGGAGAGTTTCTCAATGTTAAG GAAGTTCATTATAACCAACATGGTTTGTTGCTTCTGGAAGGCCAAGGCATTTATCGCTTGGGAGATAACTG GTATCCAGTTCAGGCTGGTGATGTCATATGGATGGCTCCTTTTGTTCCTCAGTG GTATGCTGCACTTGGAAAGAATAGGTCTCGCTATTTGTTGTACAAAGATGTGAATCGTAATCCGTTGTAA